Proteins found in one Fimbriimonadaceae bacterium genomic segment:
- a CDS encoding Fe-S-cluster-containing hydrogenase yields MNEKRNKKPVYVRGIEQLQDPEAFDKLSADEFPHRKSLLEVDRRSVLKLMGAASALAGLSGCRSLVLPQQKVVPYVQQPENAVNGTTTQYATVYNQGGFGVGVLATAHDFRPTKLDGNPNHPSSLGGLDAVTMAQIVALYDPDRLRVPQYLGQTTGWQDGLAALRQALTDSKTGAGFYLLTETVGSPLLAKQIQEFLKVYPAAKWVQWEPANRDNAREGIKTAFGQDVHVTYDLAKADVIVSLDSDFLYSGPGAVRFARDVMARRKPGHPEGYNRIYAFESARTTAGVVADHRFRVKASDIARLASLLALELGVPGATGGEVPGVDAKAVKALVKDLQEHRGRCAVIVGDHQPPEAHALAAAINSHLGNIGATVLALEPVLARPTNQAAEFAELVTAMGSGECKALVVLGGNPVFSAYADTGFKELYAKVPLTAALSLHPDETASASTWAFPQSHFLEAWGDGRAHEGTVSIQQPLIEPLYDSKSDIEFLDALTGKARGGHALVEEMYVGPLAKDTVGRRAQDLRWRETLAKGTVDGSAAKPTTATVVAGVAGAVSIPAPANGIELVFLPDPNIHDGRYGNNAWLQELPRPISNLTWDNALYLSHATAKRLGVGQVTKTLGIIPFYGPAELAEVTVDGRKLVVPVWVNLGQADDVALLHLGYGRRAGGDVCKSGNGAHGGGFDTNSIRSSKSPWVATQVEIKKVPGTYELANTQFHNTIDTSLIDSYRELIFETTPALLDAGKPFGEEEEGHVSEEQKHEKEEVRKTGKAVSMFDEKEFDFSKTEYQWAMTVDLSMCTGCNACVTACQSENNISVVGKHEVMKGREMHWIRIDRYFKGHWKDTEQGDQIDTDNPPTYFQPLTCMQCENAPCEPVCPVAATVHSHEGLNQMVYNRCVGTRYCSNNCPYKVRRFNFLWYTQRTHEVPVLKLLQNPDVTVRTRGVMEKCTYCVQRINAARINAKKESRQIKDGEIITACQQACPANAIVFGDKRDPDSAVGKSRSDKRNYVLLPEVNTRPRTSYLARVRNPHPDLEA; encoded by the coding sequence ATGAACGAAAAGCGCAACAAGAAGCCGGTCTACGTCCGTGGCATCGAACAACTCCAAGACCCGGAGGCGTTCGACAAGCTGAGTGCCGACGAGTTCCCCCACCGCAAGTCCCTGCTTGAGGTCGACCGCCGCAGCGTCCTGAAGCTCATGGGCGCGGCATCGGCCCTGGCCGGCCTCAGCGGCTGCCGCTCGCTGGTCTTGCCGCAACAGAAGGTCGTCCCCTACGTCCAGCAGCCCGAAAACGCCGTCAACGGCACCACGACCCAGTACGCCACCGTTTACAACCAGGGCGGGTTTGGTGTCGGTGTGCTTGCCACCGCCCACGATTTCCGCCCGACCAAGCTGGACGGCAACCCCAACCACCCGAGCAGCCTCGGCGGGTTGGACGCCGTCACCATGGCGCAGATCGTGGCCCTCTACGACCCCGACCGGTTGCGGGTGCCCCAGTACCTCGGCCAAACCACCGGCTGGCAAGACGGCCTCGCCGCCCTGAGGCAAGCCCTGACCGACAGCAAGACCGGCGCCGGGTTCTACCTGCTGACCGAAACGGTCGGTTCGCCCTTGCTCGCCAAGCAGATCCAGGAGTTCCTCAAGGTCTATCCGGCCGCCAAGTGGGTGCAGTGGGAACCTGCCAACCGCGACAACGCCCGGGAGGGGATCAAGACCGCCTTCGGCCAGGACGTCCACGTCACCTATGACCTGGCAAAGGCCGACGTCATCGTCAGCCTGGACAGCGACTTCCTTTATTCCGGCCCCGGCGCCGTGCGGTTCGCCCGCGACGTCATGGCCCGCCGGAAGCCCGGACATCCCGAGGGTTACAACCGGATCTACGCCTTTGAGTCGGCCCGGACGACCGCCGGCGTCGTCGCCGACCACCGGTTCCGGGTCAAAGCTTCGGATATCGCGCGCCTGGCCAGCCTCCTCGCCCTTGAACTGGGTGTCCCGGGGGCGACGGGCGGTGAGGTCCCCGGTGTCGACGCCAAGGCGGTCAAGGCCTTGGTCAAGGACTTGCAAGAGCACCGTGGCCGCTGTGCCGTCATCGTCGGCGACCACCAGCCGCCCGAAGCGCACGCCCTGGCCGCCGCGATCAACAGCCATCTCGGCAACATCGGCGCCACCGTCTTGGCCTTGGAGCCGGTGCTGGCCCGACCGACGAACCAGGCCGCCGAGTTCGCCGAACTCGTGACGGCGATGGGCAGCGGCGAGTGCAAGGCCTTGGTCGTCTTGGGCGGCAACCCGGTCTTCTCAGCCTACGCCGACACTGGGTTCAAAGAGCTTTACGCCAAGGTCCCCTTGACGGCGGCCCTTTCCCTCCACCCCGACGAGACGGCCTCCGCCAGCACTTGGGCGTTCCCGCAGAGCCACTTCCTCGAGGCCTGGGGCGACGGACGGGCCCATGAAGGAACCGTCTCGATCCAACAACCGCTCATCGAGCCGCTCTACGACTCCAAGTCCGACATTGAGTTCCTTGACGCCCTGACGGGCAAGGCCCGCGGGGGTCACGCCCTCGTCGAGGAGATGTACGTCGGCCCGTTGGCCAAGGACACGGTGGGACGCCGTGCCCAAGACCTGCGATGGCGAGAGACTTTGGCCAAGGGGACTGTGGACGGCTCGGCGGCGAAGCCGACGACCGCCACGGTCGTGGCCGGTGTCGCCGGCGCGGTGTCTATTCCCGCCCCCGCCAACGGTATCGAGCTCGTCTTCCTTCCCGACCCGAACATCCATGACGGCCGGTACGGCAACAACGCCTGGCTGCAAGAGTTGCCCAGGCCGATCAGCAACCTGACTTGGGACAACGCGCTCTACCTGAGCCATGCCACCGCCAAGCGCCTGGGCGTCGGCCAAGTCACGAAGACACTCGGCATCATTCCGTTCTATGGCCCCGCCGAGTTGGCCGAGGTCACCGTCGACGGCCGAAAGCTCGTCGTCCCGGTCTGGGTCAACCTGGGCCAGGCCGACGACGTCGCCTTGCTCCACTTGGGCTACGGCCGCCGAGCAGGCGGCGACGTGTGCAAGTCGGGCAACGGAGCCCACGGGGGCGGGTTCGACACCAACTCCATCCGCAGTTCCAAGAGCCCGTGGGTGGCGACCCAGGTCGAGATCAAGAAGGTGCCCGGAACCTACGAACTGGCCAACACCCAGTTCCACAACACGATCGACACCAGCCTGATCGACAGTTACCGCGAACTGATCTTCGAGACCACCCCGGCCCTGCTCGACGCAGGCAAGCCGTTTGGGGAGGAGGAAGAAGGGCACGTCTCCGAAGAGCAAAAGCACGAGAAGGAGGAAGTGCGCAAGACGGGGAAAGCCGTCTCCATGTTCGACGAGAAGGAGTTCGACTTCAGCAAGACCGAATACCAATGGGCGATGACGGTGGACCTCTCGATGTGCACCGGATGCAACGCCTGCGTGACGGCCTGCCAAAGTGAGAACAACATCTCCGTCGTCGGCAAGCACGAGGTCATGAAGGGACGCGAGATGCACTGGATCCGCATTGACCGGTACTTCAAGGGCCACTGGAAGGACACGGAGCAGGGTGACCAAATCGACACGGACAACCCGCCGACGTACTTCCAACCGCTGACCTGCATGCAGTGCGAGAACGCGCCGTGCGAACCCGTCTGCCCGGTCGCGGCGACCGTCCATAGCCACGAGGGTCTCAACCAGATGGTCTACAACCGTTGCGTCGGTACCCGGTACTGCAGCAACAACTGTCCCTACAAGGTCAGGCGCTTCAACTTCCTGTGGTACACGCAGCGGACGCACGAGGTGCCCGTCCTTAAGCTGTTGCAGAACCCGGACGTCACGGTCCGCACCCGTGGCGTGATGGAGAAGTGCACCTACTGCGTGCAACGCATCAACGCGGCCCGCATCAACGCCAAGAAGGAGTCGCGGCAGATCAAGGACGGCGAGATCATCACCGCCTGCCAGCAAGCCTGCCCGGCCAACGCCATCGTCTTCGGTGACAAGCGAGACCCCGATTCGGCGGTCGGCAAGTCCCGTTCGGACAAGAGGAACTACGTCCTTCTGCCCGAAGTCAACACCCGGCCGCGCACCAGCTACCTGGCCCGCGTCCGCAACCCGCACCCTGACCTAGAGGCCTGA
- the nrfD gene encoding polysulfide reductase NrfD — protein sequence MSANPVPPDKDLLSAEYKDHEFDALIGDIPLSQARHNKPGISLPGPLAKFQTSPWQIFLAAGFLGVNLLMLSITILLLFGIGVWGNNQPTGWGWDIVNFVWWIGIGHAGTLISAVLLLLRQRWRNSINRMAEAMTIFAVMCAGLYPLLHTGRPWVAYWLFPYPNVMGMWPQFRSPLVWDVFAVSTYMTVSILFWYMGLIPDLATLRDRAKGLGRYVYGVLSLGWRGSAKHWYRYDHASVMLAGISTPLVLSVHTIVSFDFAMGVVPGWNVTIFPPYFVAGAVFAGFAMVITFAVPLRKWYKLEHIITMKHFDWMAKVMLATGLIVFYGYIMEAFYAFYSGLPAEQSLLHNRINLANAPYSWAFWLLILFNCTIPQVLWSPKMRKNLTVLMLVSLSVNIGMWFERFVIIPMSLTRDYVPSSFGYYTPSPWDFGMFFGSIGLFIFLMFLFVRFLPMINIWEMKELQHQMHEGHGHDHHADPEAAGAH from the coding sequence ATGTCTGCGAACCCCGTCCCACCCGATAAGGACCTGCTCAGCGCTGAGTACAAGGACCACGAGTTCGATGCGTTGATCGGCGACATCCCGCTGAGTCAGGCGCGTCACAACAAGCCTGGCATCTCCTTGCCTGGGCCGCTCGCCAAGTTCCAGACCAGTCCGTGGCAGATCTTCCTCGCCGCGGGCTTCTTGGGCGTCAACCTGCTGATGCTCTCGATCACCATCCTGTTGCTGTTCGGCATCGGGGTGTGGGGCAACAACCAGCCCACGGGATGGGGATGGGACATCGTCAACTTCGTCTGGTGGATCGGTATCGGGCACGCCGGCACCCTCATCTCCGCGGTCCTCTTGCTGCTCCGCCAACGGTGGCGCAACTCGATCAACCGCATGGCGGAGGCGATGACCATCTTCGCCGTCATGTGCGCCGGCCTGTACCCGCTCCTTCACACGGGTCGACCTTGGGTCGCCTACTGGCTGTTCCCCTATCCGAACGTGATGGGCATGTGGCCGCAGTTCAGGAGCCCCCTGGTGTGGGACGTCTTCGCGGTCAGCACCTACATGACGGTGTCCATTCTCTTCTGGTACATGGGCCTGATCCCCGACCTGGCCACCCTGCGTGACCGGGCGAAGGGCCTTGGCCGGTACGTCTACGGCGTGCTCAGCCTGGGCTGGCGCGGCAGCGCCAAGCACTGGTACCGCTACGACCACGCCAGTGTGATGCTCGCCGGCATCTCGACGCCGCTCGTCCTTTCCGTCCACACGATCGTGTCCTTCGACTTTGCCATGGGTGTCGTACCCGGCTGGAACGTCACGATCTTCCCGCCGTACTTCGTCGCCGGCGCTGTCTTCGCCGGGTTCGCGATGGTCATCACCTTCGCGGTGCCCCTGCGCAAGTGGTACAAGCTCGAGCACATCATCACGATGAAGCACTTCGACTGGATGGCGAAGGTCATGCTCGCCACCGGCCTGATTGTCTTCTACGGCTACATCATGGAAGCGTTCTACGCCTTCTACAGTGGCCTCCCCGCCGAGCAGTCGCTCCTGCACAACCGGATCAACTTGGCCAACGCCCCGTACAGCTGGGCGTTCTGGCTCCTCATCCTCTTCAACTGCACGATCCCTCAGGTGCTCTGGTCACCTAAGATGCGCAAGAACCTGACCGTCCTCATGTTGGTCTCGCTCAGCGTCAACATCGGCATGTGGTTCGAACGGTTCGTCATCATCCCCATGTCGCTGACCCGCGACTACGTGCCGTCGAGCTTCGGCTACTACACGCCGTCCCCGTGGGACTTCGGCATGTTCTTCGGTTCGATCGGACTCTTCATCTTCCTCATGTTCCTGTTCGTCCGCTTCCTCCCCATGATCAACATCTGGGAAATGAAGGAGCTCCAGCATCAGATGCACGAAGGGCACGGACATGACCACCACGCGGACCCGGAGGCCGCGGGAGCGCACTGA
- a CDS encoding DUF3341 domain-containing protein: MSHGRDTSPKPFAVCAAFDNPDDLLAAAKATKAAGYRDVEAYSPVPVEGVTDALEWKNDLLGWITFGGGVTGLLVGLSLVWWTSTGFRFPDWMPAPPGLAGYAHNTGGKPLFSLPAFVPIMFELTILLSAFGATFGMIGLNGLPKPHHPMFNAEAMKRASQDRFIIAVEATDPRYDEDALVGFFETLKPLSIERVMTSEGY; the protein is encoded by the coding sequence ATGTCCCACGGACGAGACACATCACCGAAGCCGTTCGCGGTCTGCGCCGCGTTCGACAACCCTGACGACCTGCTGGCCGCCGCTAAGGCGACCAAAGCGGCGGGCTACCGCGACGTCGAGGCCTATTCACCTGTCCCGGTCGAGGGCGTGACTGACGCCCTCGAATGGAAGAACGACCTCCTCGGTTGGATCACCTTTGGCGGAGGCGTCACCGGTCTGCTCGTCGGCCTTAGCCTAGTCTGGTGGACCAGCACCGGGTTCCGCTTCCCCGACTGGATGCCGGCCCCTCCCGGACTCGCGGGATACGCCCACAACACCGGTGGCAAACCGCTGTTCTCATTGCCCGCGTTCGTCCCCATCATGTTCGAGCTCACGATCCTTCTCTCGGCGTTCGGAGCGACCTTCGGCATGATCGGGCTGAACGGGCTGCCGAAGCCACACCACCCGATGTTCAACGCTGAAGCCATGAAGCGCGCCTCCCAAGACCGGTTCATCATTGCCGTCGAGGCGACCGACCCGCGCTACGACGAGGACGCTTTGGTCGGGTTCTTCGAGACCCTGAAGCCGCTCTCCATCGAGCGCGTCATGACGTCGGAGGGCTATTGA
- a CDS encoding cytochrome c, with amino-acid sequence MKRWAPLVIASGLLLGGCHIDMWQQPKAKSQSSSDFFADAQSSRKPVDGTVSFDGAKADSAFFTGFENGQLVKEFPVPVTEELIRRGQDRFMAFCSHCHGAIGDGKGMIAQRGYNISRPVANYHTDRLRAMPVGHFFDVMTNGYGAMYPMAARIKPADRWAIVSYIRTLQFSQHAAVGDLDETTKRALGAEGAASNSGPLFRDQSHQTQPAATGTVEGTGGNASPLPPSPLRHEAETIAPDLAQPAPTNNGGTR; translated from the coding sequence ATGAAGCGGTGGGCCCCTCTCGTCATCGCCAGCGGCCTGCTGCTCGGCGGCTGCCATATCGACATGTGGCAACAGCCCAAGGCGAAGAGCCAAAGTTCCAGCGACTTTTTCGCCGACGCCCAGAGCAGCCGCAAACCGGTCGACGGCACTGTCTCCTTCGACGGGGCGAAGGCCGACTCCGCGTTCTTCACCGGGTTTGAGAACGGGCAACTGGTCAAGGAGTTCCCCGTCCCGGTCACCGAGGAGTTGATCCGCCGTGGCCAAGACCGCTTCATGGCGTTTTGCTCCCACTGCCACGGGGCCATCGGCGACGGCAAGGGCATGATCGCCCAGCGCGGCTACAACATCTCCCGACCGGTCGCCAACTATCACACCGACCGGTTGCGCGCGATGCCCGTCGGCCATTTCTTCGATGTCATGACAAACGGTTATGGAGCCATGTACCCCATGGCCGCCCGCATCAAACCGGCCGACCGCTGGGCGATCGTGTCCTACATCCGCACGCTCCAGTTCAGCCAACACGCCGCTGTGGGTGACTTGGACGAGACGACCAAGCGGGCTCTGGGTGCCGAAGGCGCGGCCAGCAACAGCGGCCCCCTCTTTCGGGACCAGTCCCATCAAACGCAGCCGGCCGCGACCGGCACGGTGGAAGGCACCGGCGGCAACGCCAGCCCCCTTCCGCCCAGTCCGCTCCGCCACGAAGCCGAGACTATCGCGCCAGACTTGGCGCAGCCGGCCCCGACCAACAATGGAGGCACGCGGTGA
- a CDS encoding SCO family protein has protein sequence MKRWLLAALVAASALASAQFYGYKDAPVPGQARVATDATSAGVRVDQKLDSYIDLKLPFVDSEGKDVTLDEYFHKRPVVLLLVFYECAGVCTDELNNLVASVKGFKKDNVGDTFDVVVVSIDPREGPKEAKAKKQTFVDIYKVNSTVPGRDKSDKGWHFLTGKEEDIEKLASQVGFVYNRDPKTGNITHPASLMVLTPSGRLSRYFVTTEYPQQVLLSSIRAAKEEKIGVKDDRPFFLACVNVDPLTGQRSLNILNVVRTFGVLTVLAMATAMFVWSRKAKTANHTDGDDQ, from the coding sequence GTGAAGCGTTGGCTTCTTGCCGCCCTCGTCGCCGCCTCGGCGCTGGCTTCGGCCCAATTCTACGGCTACAAGGACGCCCCCGTCCCCGGCCAGGCCCGCGTCGCCACCGACGCGACCAGCGCGGGTGTGCGTGTCGACCAGAAGCTCGACAGTTACATCGACCTCAAGCTTCCGTTCGTCGATTCCGAAGGCAAGGACGTCACCCTTGACGAATACTTCCACAAGCGGCCCGTCGTTCTGCTCCTTGTCTTTTACGAGTGCGCCGGTGTGTGCACCGACGAGTTGAACAACCTGGTCGCTTCGGTCAAGGGGTTCAAAAAGGACAATGTCGGCGACACCTTCGACGTCGTCGTCGTCAGCATCGACCCACGCGAAGGGCCGAAGGAAGCCAAGGCCAAAAAGCAAACCTTTGTCGACATCTACAAGGTCAACAGCACTGTGCCGGGCCGGGACAAGTCAGACAAAGGTTGGCACTTCCTCACCGGCAAAGAAGAAGACATCGAGAAACTGGCCAGTCAGGTGGGCTTTGTCTATAACCGCGACCCCAAGACCGGCAACATCACCCACCCGGCCAGCCTGATGGTGCTCACGCCGTCCGGCCGGCTCAGCCGCTATTTCGTCACGACCGAATACCCGCAACAAGTGTTGCTCAGTTCGATCAGGGCCGCTAAGGAAGAAAAGATCGGCGTCAAGGACGACCGGCCGTTCTTCCTGGCGTGCGTCAACGTCGACCCCCTGACAGGTCAACGGTCACTTAACATCCTCAACGTCGTCCGCACGTTCGGCGTGCTGACCGTGTTGGCGATGGCCACAGCTATGTTTGTTTGGAGCCGCAAGGCCAAGACGGCCAACCACACCGACGGAGACGACCAGTAA
- a CDS encoding c-type cytochrome: MFQFPIMPPQASEWATRYDFLFWGTNALAAFFTLLVLVLVLVLTTKYRAGSKADRRNPIDHSTILELSWSIPPLCLALTMFFWSAYEFIQYRKMPEKATEIFVIGKQWMWHLQHMNGIRENNELHVLVGQPVKMTMISQDVIHAMYLPDFRAQFHVVPGRYTELQFTPTQTGKFKMLCAMHCGTQHSEMVGSVYVMNAKDYADWLAKGGNRFEPTPLSMADAGKRLFTEKGCGNCHGDVDTERAPTLIGLYGKEREFTTGEKLTADNEYVRESIVTPWRLITKGYDQTMPAYKGQITEEQVLDLMAYIKSVSGSAAGAPTAPAGRETKGTTPGMSGPHSTTDTANREVSAGAAQFKQSETRP; encoded by the coding sequence ATGTTCCAGTTCCCGATCATGCCGCCGCAAGCCTCCGAGTGGGCCACGCGTTACGACTTCCTCTTCTGGGGGACGAACGCGTTGGCGGCGTTCTTCACCCTCCTCGTCCTCGTCCTCGTCCTGGTCCTGACGACCAAGTACCGGGCTGGCAGTAAGGCCGACCGACGGAACCCGATCGACCACAGCACGATCTTGGAGCTCAGCTGGTCGATCCCGCCCCTCTGTCTGGCCCTGACGATGTTCTTTTGGAGCGCCTACGAGTTCATCCAGTACCGCAAGATGCCGGAGAAAGCCACCGAGATCTTCGTGATCGGCAAGCAGTGGATGTGGCACCTGCAGCACATGAACGGCATCCGCGAGAACAACGAGCTTCACGTCCTTGTCGGCCAGCCGGTGAAGATGACGATGATCTCCCAGGACGTCATCCACGCGATGTACCTGCCCGACTTCCGGGCCCAGTTCCACGTCGTGCCCGGCCGCTACACCGAACTCCAATTCACGCCGACCCAGACCGGCAAGTTCAAGATGCTGTGCGCCATGCACTGCGGCACCCAGCACTCGGAGATGGTCGGCAGCGTCTACGTCATGAACGCCAAGGACTACGCCGACTGGCTGGCCAAGGGCGGCAACCGGTTCGAACCGACCCCGCTCAGCATGGCGGACGCCGGCAAGCGGCTCTTCACCGAGAAGGGTTGCGGCAACTGCCACGGCGACGTCGACACCGAGCGCGCCCCCACCCTCATCGGACTCTACGGCAAGGAACGGGAGTTCACCACCGGCGAAAAGCTCACCGCCGACAACGAGTACGTCCGCGAGTCCATCGTCACCCCGTGGCGGCTCATTACCAAGGGATATGACCAGACCATGCCTGCTTATAAGGGACAAATCACCGAAGAGCAGGTTCTCGACCTGATGGCTTACATCAAGTCGGTCTCCGGCAGCGCCGCCGGAGCACCGACTGCCCCGGCCGGACGCGAGACCAAAGGCACCACCCCTGGTATGAGCGGCCCGCACAGCACCACTGACACCGCCAACCGCGAGGTGAGCGCCGGTGCCGCACAATTCAAACAATCGGAGACAAGACCATGA